The following coding sequences lie in one Apium graveolens cultivar Ventura chromosome 1, ASM990537v1, whole genome shotgun sequence genomic window:
- the LOC141719644 gene encoding uncharacterized protein LOC141719644 encodes MRHLVLQEKKMASEETLKKMEPWSNLQGKVVMVTGASSGLGRELCIDLANAGCKVVAAARRMNMLKSLCEEINTTCVDTGAFAFSPKPSSITYRAAAVELDVAGNGEAIKLAVEKAWKCFGRIDALVNNAGVRGGVKSSLDLSEEEWNNVVRTNLTGSWLVSKYVGLCMVAAVQKGCIINISSTAGLNRTQIHGSLAYSSSKSGLNSMTKIMALELGNQNIRVNSISPGLFRSEITESLMEKEWLKNVCTRTVPLKTFLTSDPALTSLVRYLIHDSSKYVTGNIFIVDAGFTLPGLPLFSSL; translated from the exons ATGAGACATTTAGTTCTTCAAGAGAAGAAAATGGCAAGTGAAGAAACCTTGAAGAAAATGGAACCATGGAGCAATTTACAAGGCAAGGTGGTGATGGTAACTGGCGCATCATCTGGACTCGGGCGAGAACTCTGTATCGACTTGGCGAATGCAGGTTGTAAAGTCGTTGCAGCTGCTCGGAGAATGAACATGCTCAAGTCTTTGTGTGAAGAAATCAACACTACTTGTGTCGATACTGGTGCCTTTGCCTTTTCCCCGAAGCCTAGTAGCATTACGTATCGTGCGGCTGCAGTTGAGCTAGATGTGGCAGGGAACGGTGAGGCCATCAAGCTGGCCGTGGAGAAAGCTTGGAAATGTTTTGGACGCATTGATGCTTTGGTTAATAATGCTGGTGTTAGAG GTGGAGTAAAATCTTCACTAGATTTAAGTGAAGAAGAATGGAACAATGTGGTAAGAACAAACTTGACAGGATCATGGTTGGTGTCCAAGTATGTTGGATTGTGCATGGTAGCAGCTGTCCAGAAGGGATGTATCATTAACATTTCGTCAACTGCTGGTTTAAACAGAACTCAAATACATGGAAGTCTTGCCTACAGTTCCTCCAAATCTGGACTCAATTCCATGACTAAG ATTATGGCACTAGAACTGGGGAATCAGAATATAAGAGTAAATTCAATATCCCCTGGTCTTTTTCGATCTGAAATAACCGAGAGCCTGATGGAAAAGGAGTGGCTTAAGAATGTGTGTACAAGAACAGTTCCATTGAAAACATTTCTTACATCTGATCCAGCACTGACATCTCTCGTCCGCTACTTAATTCATGATTCTTCAAAGTATGTTACAGGCAACATTTTCATAGTTGATGCTGGATTTACTCTTCCTGGTCTTCCTTTATTCTCTTCCCTGTAA
- the LOC141660913 gene encoding uncharacterized protein LOC141660913 — MMLQEAVSCIQSPRRSSRYDRRRSFNPRSPAHERRRERRQSPSSRAADHPPRDRRERDWKPRNRPEKEFTKLNAEKATILAILKTESDYRPPRPMKPGRPLSSRYCDYHEYTGHTTEQCFQLNNLIEGKIRRGQLVHYVQQDDAPRRHHHEEDDRVIDVIFGGIAVGGPSHNSRKLYARKVFNVIPTMTKRPRTNPSPVISFSDDDYHHDLIEGHQDALVITTRVGNNTVKKMLVDNGSSVDVLYHHAFSRMDIGDRRLEKSRTPLYGFTGNEVHVVGTIDMPVLFGSPPCQVLKVVKFHVISASSSFNAILGRTTITALRAITSISHLKMKFLTYFGVGEMIGD, encoded by the coding sequence ATGATGCTTCAAGAAGCAGTTAGCTGCATACAATCCCCTCGACGATCGTCAAGATATGACCGACGCCGTAGCTTTAACCCGCGATCTCCCGCGCATGAAAGACGCCGAGAACGTCGCCAGTCTCCATCCTCGCGTGCGGCCGATCACCCTCCGAGAGATAGAAGAGAAAGGGATTGGAAACCCCGTAATCGACCTGAGAAAGAATTTACTAAACTCAACGCCGAAAAGGCGACAATCCTAGCAATATTGAAAACGGAATCGGACTACCGTCCTCCAAGACCCATGAAACCTGGCAGGCCTCTAAGCTCCAGGTATTGTGATTATCATGAATATACTGGCCATACAACAGAGCAATGCTTCCAACTCAACAACCTCATCGAGGGAAAAATCCGTCGAGGACAACTTGTCCACTATGTACAACAAGATGATGCGCCAAGGCGCCACCATCATGAGGAGGACGACCGAGTCATCGACGTCATCTTCGGCGGTATAGCCGTTGGGGGCCCCTCTCACAACTCTCGCAAGCTTTATGCTCGAAAAGTTTTTAATGTCATCCCCACAATGACCAAACGCCCTCGAACGAATCCCTCCCCCGTTATATCTTTCTCTGATGATGATTACCATCATGATCTCATCGAGGGCCACCAGGATGCCCTTGTCATCACCACGCGTGTGGGAAATAACACAGTCAAAAAAATGCTAGTTGATAATGGTAGCTCCGTCGACGTTCTATATCATCATGCTTTTTCCCGAATGGATATCGGAGATCGAAGACTTGAAAAATCTCGAACACCTTTGTATGGGTTCACAGGCAATGAGGTCCATGTGGTAGGAACTATCGACATGCCAGTACTTTTTGGCTCTCCACCATGTCAAGTTTTGAAGGTGGTGAAGTTTCACGTGATCAGTGCCTCCTCTAGCTTCAACGCCATATTGGGGCGGACAACAATCACTGCACTTCGAGCAATAACGTCTATCTCCCACTTGAAAATGAAATTCCTCACATACTTCGGTGTAGGAGAAATGATCGGTGATTAG